The genome window GAAAGACCTGTGAAAAATGTCATCGGGTTCCCTTCATACACACTTTTCAGCTTCCTAAGCTACAGGAACAAATCTCTTACAAGCTCTCAGGAcctttgtcttctgtttcacCTTCCAGGTGCTGACTGTGACGGAGCAGCTTGAGGCAGGAGTTAGGTATCTAGATTTCAGGATTGCCCACAAGGCTAACGATCCTTCTGCGAATTTGTACTTCGTGCATATGGTTTACACAACCATTACTGTACAGGTATTGTCCTTACCTTTTGGGATGGCTATAAAAACAgtgctgtttcttttatttaagaGCCATCGTAATCTGAAAATGCTGCCCCAAGGTCTTCTGAGTAGGTTATTTGCTTTCCTAATGTGAGGACTTCAAACTAGAGAAAATCAGCAGGGGTGGAAGCTAGTTCCAGCAGCTGCAAGTGAGACCGGATCATCAATCAGTTCCTCATCCTCAAACTGGAGTCGCTGTGCCTTGCTTTTAAATGCCTAGCCCCTGCCAAGTGCCTGATGTGTCTGGAGTTTATCTTGTGTTGTCCCAGGATGCTAACAAAGGCAATCCTCTTTCCCTGGTAAGGAAAGAAGCATTAAAGAGAAGAAGGTATTAAAAGCCCCAAAAATCtcagaaacacttctttttttgaggaaaaagtaTTTCACTGAAAGACAGAGAGACTCAAGTCTGGATCCCATGATCAAATTACTgtcagctgctgtgaagaaaccACTGTGAGTTGCTCTTTGCATGTGCTCTGTCACTGTGGAGTAGTTTACATCTTTCCATTTGCTGGGACCTGCACAGCCAGCTAGTGCAGCTTTTCATTTGTAGACTAAGTGGCTAAACTTCAATTTCATGCTCGTGAGTCTGAACCCTTCGTATGCTGAGATTTCATGGTGACTGGCATGCTCATGTAAACAGTTAGACATAGTGCCCGACTAATTACATACGGTCTTCAAGAAATTGTCATTGCCCATAATAAATGTGGAAAATGGGtccatttttacaaaattaaaagtatttaagcAAGCACAgaacttttccatttttgagTTTGCCACTAATATGCTGTTTGTCCTTAAAAAAGCTTGGGGAGATGGATTTACCGGTAACCTGCCTCTAGGCAGTAGGAGATTCATGGATATGATCAAAATACAAAGCTGTTAAGTGTGGTGTGCTACAACCACATTTAGAGCAAACGAGTGCAGACCTGCAGAAAGTAGGTTTTCCTGGTGTGTGTCTCTCTGGACCACCTTGGGGGCAGTCAGGTGGCCATCCTCCAGAAACCTACGCCAGTTTTCATCATTGTGATTGCAAGTCTACCCTAACATCAATGCTGTGTTAGTTTTATGTCCTTccccctgcacagcacagaggaTTTTCTAAGTTGCCATGACTCTCTCTTGTAGGATATTCTGTGGGAAGTGTTAAGGTGGTTGGAAACTCATCCTCAGGAAGTTGTTATCTTAGCCTGCAGGAATTTTGATGGATTAACCAAGAAACTTCATTGTCTTCTTATTGCCTGTATAAAAGAGATTTTCCAGTGTAAACTCTGTCCCAGAAATGTAAGTATGAGGTCCTTTTTTCACCCCTccttttttaagaattaaaattagAATTAAATTTGACTGTCATGTCTGTTGAGTTATGGGGCAATAGTAGGGAGACAACTGTCATCCTgtctgagttttgttttttttttttaaaaaaaataggtgtGTGTTATGAATGCAGTCCATACTATATTTATAGAATTCAAAGAAtccattttctgccttttcacagCACTAATTTTAAgtggtctcttttcccaagtaacaagtgataggacgagaagaaatggaaatggcctcaagttgcaccaggtgtggtttagattggatattaggaaaaaatttcttcactgaaagggttgtcaagcattggaacaggctgcccagggaggtggttgagtcaccattcctggaggtatttaaaagacatgtagatgtggtgcttagggacatggtttagtggtggacttgggaGTGCTGGGTTATcagttggatttgatgatcttaaaggccttttccaacctaaatgattctatgattttatgatattttaggttggaagtgacctctggaggtcatctggccCAACCACACTATGCAAAGCAGGACCAGCTTCAAAGTTATGTTGAGCTGTGTCCTACCCTTTCTTGAATATCTCAGAGGATGAGATTCCACAACTTTTCTCCACAGCCTGGTCCAGCATTTGACCACTCTCAtgataaatgtgttttccttatCTATCTGATCAGAATCTCTCTTGCTGTAACTTGTGTCCACTGACACAGTTCATCTTTCTGCTATGCATATCTGAGGAGTCTTCTGTACATCTGCATGTTAGGCTTGTCCATAGTCTTCTCTTCTTCATGCTGAACAGatccagctctctcagtctgtCCTTGTGTGTCatgctccagcctctgcttgcTCTGGTTGTTGTACGCTGCTGGACTCACTCCAGCATGTCAGTGACTTCTTTGTACTGGGGAAGCCCCAGCTGGAGACAGTACTTGAGATGCAGTCCCATGACTGCTGGATAGAAGGGAAGAACTCATCTTGGCTTGCTGCTGTGCCTTTTCTAATACAGCGCCGTCTGCAATTGGTCTTTGCCACACGCTGCTGGCTTGTGTCCAGCTTGGTGTCCACTAGGaaccccaggtccttttctgcaaagcaggtTTCTAGCCAGTTGCCCCTAGTCTGTCGTGCTGTGTGGGGTTAGTTCGTTCAGACGCAGGACTTTGCGTTTGCCTTTGCTAAGCTTcctgaggttcctgtcagcccacatctccagcctgttgaggttCCTCTTAATAGCATCTCTGCCCTCCGTGCGTTTCTGGTGGCACTGACTTTCTTTCCTGGACTTGAGCTGGAGCTGACCTTCTGACCAGCCTAATATGCCTTCAGTCACCCAAAGCTCCAGAAAAGCCTTAATtgaaataatcagaaattatttgatTGCTAAATTTTAGAAGTTGAGATTTTTAACATCCCCTTTTTCTACAAGGTGCGGGAACTTTTCATAGTTAAACAATTAACATTTCAAAGATACACAGGAACAGAGGGTTTTCTCTGGAGATGTGAGGGGTACAGGATAATGATGACCCTGTTTGCGATTTGAATTCAGCCTTTGAAGCTGGTGTATCAGTAACGGGTGAGTATTAccatttcaaagcattttgtaCAGCAGAGTTAAAATAGAACAATTCTCAGCAAAACTAGGGGATTCTGAATATTCAGGCCTCAGCTGAATAACTGAAGACCTAAGTGACACTGTTTTATTGTTTCCCCAAATAACCTGAGTGCGTAAATCATGGATGAGCAGAGCAGTACTGGAGAAGGCAGTCAAATTTGCTTTCAGACACATGGCCGGctcttaaaaataagttattagCTGCAAAAGGGGCAAGCTGCTGATAGTTTGTTGAAGAAAGGTGATGAATTAATGGTTTGAGATCGTCTGACTGAAGACAGAAGAACATTTCCTAGTTGTGCccagggggagggaggaagggcaCTGGAGAAGAGGGAAGCCAAGTACTTCCCTCCAGCAGGAAGACTTTATTTTTATGGGGTCTATGACCAGCACAATGGATCTTACCATTTTTGCAAGCGATAGCGTTGCAGGTTAGGtagctgtggtttttttcaggattgcAGATTCAGATTTAACATCAACTAACCATGTGCTGGCTCACTTATTCTAAAATAATCTGGTACCTACTGTCTTTCAAGACTGCAGCTCTGTTGAAAGAGTCAAAGTATTTAGGAAGCAACTGCTAACTGTATGTAGTACTGGCACAGGCCACAGCGTGACAACATCACattgtgtttaaaattttaattgccTTAACTATCAAGGTGTCTTCCTTTGATCTGGATTACTAGGGTTGAAAAATCCCTTGTTAGACACCTGCAGtttcacttctgctttgtttgcaaAATAAGCACCTGTGCTCATGTACACACTTCTGGTAACGTTTCTTTGGCTTCTATcccacaccttttttttttttttttttttttttaagaggttcCAGCTTTAGCAAGGCAGCTGGAATAAAGCAAAGGCTTCTGtcaaacacagatttttgtaGTTTGAGTAGCTTGTGTCttaattttgcagtattttctgaCTTAATTGGGGCTTGCACTCTCTCTTTCTTAGATGAAGATGGATTCCCATGTTCATTCAACCCTTGGCTGTCTTCAAagatttacataaaatattttcaactgcctttggcttttattttaattaataagtTAACTGGAACATCAAAAAGCCACCATTTCCTTTTCACAGGCAACAGACACAGCTTTTAACCACaacattcttaaaaaaacaatacCTGTTAAGTATGTTggttttgcaaataaaactaGTCAGAGGGCCTCGGTTCTGTCTGATGGTAAGTTGAGGACTGGAAAATGTCATTTCATATTGAAGCACCTAACAGACCTGCTTCAGCCCATCTGTCAGTCTAACAAGGTTTTACTCAAGTCTTCCCCTCTCCCAATCCAAAATGTTTGGAGTATCCCAATTGCAGAAACTTTCTACTTGGAGAAATGAGAATTGACATCTCTCTTGAAGACTTATATTTCAAGTCTTAAGCAGTTCAATTCTGTTTGATGGCTACAGCAACAAATTTGGACCAATGTGGGGAATTTGCCAAAATTATTCCTGCTTCTTTGTGTCTGTATTCCTACGtgtttcccccctcctttcACCAAATGGCCTGTCTCTTCTTCTTCCAACAAATTTTCAGCAGCAGTATGTGCACAAGGGCCACCACGGGGATGATTTCTCTTTACACGGCTGTAAGACCTTGAGTTTACTTTACCATAGTTTAATTCTTTGAGGAAAGGAGGAATCTGCTGAAGTTCCCAGGCTCCTATTGCCTTTGCAGCTTGTAACCCAGCCAGTCACCTACCAGACTGTATGCATAAGAGCTTTATTTGAACTGAATCTGTGCCTCTCTGCCAAGGCTATGTCACACATCAATATCTGAACTTTGGGAACACTGCCGTATTGTTGACTTCAGTCTGGGTATGCTTTCTCCTAGGTGGTGCCGACGCTGCGGACCATGTGGCAGCGTGGCCATCAGGTTATAGTCTCGTACGAAGAGGATGGGGAAGTGGACAAGCACCGTGAGCTGTGGCCAGCAATCCCATACTGGTGGGGAAACAAAACCGCCACTCGCGCTCTCATCCAGTATTTAGAGCGCATGAAGCAGGTGGGCCGTCCAGGTAGGCACAGGGAGTCGCTCGGAGGAAACAAGGGGCGTGTACAGCAACGCAAAACAAATAGGGAGTCGGGATGTTAGGGGATATAACCACTCTGCACGCTGGGTGCACGaggtgcctgtgctgctgagggctCTGCCCACCCATGGGCGAGAGCAATGTTCCTCTTTGGTGGTGTGAATACATGAGTCAGTGTAGGTCACATGTATAGCCTATATAAATTGTGGCAGCCGCTTCACTTGCGAGATCCTGTGGAAAAGAAGCCCTCGGCACAGACCAGCTCGCTGGTGCTGTCTTGCCTGTCTCACAGGTAGGCGACTGCTCCCTCAATCCAGCACTTGCCGCTTTAGGCAGCGCTGACGATGAGGGGAATGCATTATGCTAGACTCATTGTGAAAAGAAACCCCTACGCGAGTGGTGTGTGAGGGCTGTAGCTACGTCAGGAAATGGCAACACTCAAGGATGCTGGTGTGGTCTTAAGCTGAAAGAGGTTCCGTTTGTAACCTCTGGCGCAGCTCTGTGATGTGGATGCATGGGGTGATGAAGAGCAGAACTGCTTCAAAAGCACACAGTTCGGCCAGAGGAAAGCGCTCATGTAGGTACACTCTGTGTTCCCGTCCGTCATGGGGGAAGGCTAAGCATTTGGAAGCAACCCTTGCAGaaacaaacataatttaaaattttattttattatatatatataatatatataataatgataaatttaaaaaaaaatgcagcaaaacacaTAAGTTACAAAAGAGGATTAATTAGTGCAGAACCTTCAGTCTGCAATGGATAATTTAGATAAATTTAGCTAAACTGGAATGGTTCAAAATCAGGCTTGGTTCAGTAACTGTTTACTACAGTCGGCAGTTGCAACAGGGGGAGACAGGTCTACAGAAACAGTTCTAGGGATATGAATAATAGAGTGtgaatttagtattttaatGATTCCCAGAGGAACAAGATCTGGAGTTACTGCAATGCTGAACAGCTTCTCCTTAACGGAATATTTAACATGTTGCCcgatttttgtttcagaaaaattctTTGTAGCGGGGATTAACCTTACTGAAAATTTAAGGTATATTCTTGTACACCCATTTGGATCATTGAAGAAAATGACACTCCGGAGTCTTCCATGCTTGAAAATCTGGATAAAGCAGCAGTATCCAGGACCAAAAAAAGAATGTGTTAACATCATTGCTGGAGACTTCATAGGAAACCATGATTTTGTTAAAGATGTGATAGAACTCAACACAAAAATTAATCCTCCGTTACACTGTCAAAGTAAAGGGACTGGAACAAATAGCATTTCATTCTCAGCTTCTTAACctgtgaaaagctgaaaaggcTTTGTCTGCGTTTAATATGCCCTGGTTTAAACATCCTGGATCCCATAAAGGGCCAAGTAGCTTAAACCAGGGAAGTTTT of Falco cherrug isolate bFalChe1 chromosome 2, bFalChe1.pri, whole genome shotgun sequence contains these proteins:
- the PLCXD1 gene encoding PI-PLC X domain-containing protein 1 isoform X2; the encoded protein is MEGTLQTSIHICHGNGQWMSRLPEKLWDIPLYNLALPGSHDTMTYCLDKTSDISGNESKLVKFLNKCMPCIVRPIIMKWSTTQVLTVTEQLEAGVRYLDFRIAHKANDPSANLYFVHMVYTTITVQDILWEVLRWLETHPQEVVILACRNFDGLTKKLHCLLIACIKEIFQCKLCPRNVVPTLRTMWQRGHQVIVSYEEDGEVDKHRELWPAIPYWWGNKTATRALIQYLERMKQVGRPEKFFVAGINLTENLRYILVHPFGSLKKMTLRSLPCLKIWIKQQYPGPKKECVNIIAGDFIGNHDFVKDVIELNTKINPPLHCQSKGTGTNSISFSAS
- the PLCXD1 gene encoding PI-PLC X domain-containing protein 1 isoform X1; this encodes MFQLCHHEAFVNSASLPELRGAGPWRWRGGGCECRPRGARPVRPVPRVGHGDRWRLAVTCFFLCPVHQFTSLKPGTLPWCCAGRQLLPQAVTPYEVLEQALMEGTLQTSIHICHGNGQWMSRLPEKLWDIPLYNLALPGSHDTMTYCLDKTSDISGNESKLVKFLNKCMPCIVRPIIMKWSTTQVLTVTEQLEAGVRYLDFRIAHKANDPSANLYFVHMVYTTITVQDILWEVLRWLETHPQEVVILACRNFDGLTKKLHCLLIACIKEIFQCKLCPRNVVPTLRTMWQRGHQVIVSYEEDGEVDKHRELWPAIPYWWGNKTATRALIQYLERMKQVGRPEKFFVAGINLTENLRYILVHPFGSLKKMTLRSLPCLKIWIKQQYPGPKKECVNIIAGDFIGNHDFVKDVIELNTKINPPLHCQSKGTGTNSISFSAS